From the Homo sapiens chromosome 1, GRCh38.p14 Primary Assembly genome, one window contains:
- the RAP1GAP gene encoding rap1 GTPase-activating protein 1 isoform 29 (isoform 29 is encoded by transcript variant 66), whose product MIEKMQGSRMDEQRCSFPPPLKTEEDYIPYPSVHEVLGREGPFPLILLPQFGGYWIEGTNHEITSIPETEPLQSPTTKVKLECNPTARIYRKHFLGKEHFNYYSLDAALGHLVFSLKYDVIGDQEHLRLLLRTKCRTYHDVIPISCLTEFPNVVQMAKLVCEDVNVDRFYPVLYPKASRLIVTFDEHVISNNFKFGVIYQKLGQTSEEELFSTNEESPAFVEFLEFLGQKVKLQDFKGFRGGLDVTHGQTGTESVYCNFRNKEIMFHVSTKLPYTEGDAQQLQRKRHIGNDIVAVVFQDENTPFVPDMIASNFLHAYVVVQAEGGGPDGPLYKVSVTARDDVPFFGPPLPDPAVFRKGPEFQEFLLTKLINAEYACYKAEKFAKLEERTRAALLETLYEELHIHSQSMMGLGGDEDKMENGSGGGGFFESFKRVIRSRSQSMDAMGLSNKKPNTVSTSHSGSFAPNNPDLAKAAGISLIVPGKSPTRKKSGPFGSRRSSAIGIENIQEVQEKRESPPAGQKTPDSGHVSQEPKSENSSTQSSPEMPTTKNRAETAAQRAEALKDFSRSSSSASSFASVVEETEGVDGEDTGLESVSSSGTPHKRDSFIYSTWLEDSVSTTSGGSSPGLLAGPPPLKVKLSR is encoded by the exons ATGATTGAGAAGATGCAG GGAAGCAGGATGGATGAACAACGCTGCTCCTTCCCGCCGCCCCTCAAA ACAGAGGAGGACTACATTCCATACCCGAGCGTGCACGAG GTCTTGGGGCGAGAAGGACCCTTCCCCCTCATCCTGCTGCCCCAGTTTGGGGGCTACTGGATTGAGGGCACCAACCACGAAATCACCAGCATCCCCGAGACAGAGCCACTGCAGTCGCCCACAACCAAGGTGAAGCTCGAGTGCAACCCCACAGCCCGCATCTACCGGAAGCACTTTCTCGGCAAG GAGCATTTCAATTACTACTCACTGGACGCTGCCCTCGGCCACCTTGTCTTCTCACTCAAGTACGATGTCATCGGGGACCAAGAGCACCTGCGGCTGCTGCTCAG GACCAAGTGCCGGACATACCATGATGTCATCCCCATCTCCTGCCTCACCGAGTTCCCTAATGTTGTCCAGATGGCAAAG TTGGTGTGTGAAGACGTCAATGTGGATCGGTTCTATCCTGTGCTCTACCCCAAG GCTTCCCGGCTCATCGTCACCTTTGACGAGCATGTCATCAGCAATAACTTCAAGTTTGGCGTCATTTATCAGAAGCTTGGGCAG ACCTCCGAGGAAGAACTCTTCAGCACCAATGAGGAAAGTCCCGCTTTCGTGGAGTTCCTTGAATTTCTTGGCCAGAAGGTCAAACTGCAGGACTTTAAGGG GTTCCGAGGAGGCCTGGACGTGACCCACGGGCAGACGGGGACCGAATCTGTGTACTGCAACTTCCGCAACAAGGAGATCATGTTTCACGTGTCCACCAAGCTGCCATACACGGAAGGGGACGCCCAGCAG TTGCAGCGGAAGCGGCACATCGGGAACGACATCGTGGCTGTGGTCTTCCAGGATGAGAACACTCCTTTCGTGCCCGACATGATCGCGTCCAACTTCCTGCATGCCTACGTCGTGGTGCAGGCTGAGGGCGGGGGCCCTGATGGCCCCCTCTACAAG GTCTCTGTCACTGCAAGAGATGATGTGCCCTTCTTTGGACCCCCCCTCCCGGACCCCGCTGTGTTCAGGAAG GGGCCTGAGTTCCAGGAATTTTTGCTGACAAAGCTGATCAATGCTGAATATGCCTGCTACAAGGCAGAGAAGTTTGCCAAACTGGAG GAGCGGACGCGGGCCGCCCTCCTGGAGACGCTCTATGAGGAACTACACATCCACAGCCAGTCCATGATGGGCTTGGGCGGCGACGAGGACAAGATGGAGAATGGCAGTGGGGGCGGCGGCTTCTTTGAGTCTTTCAAG CGGGTCATCCGGAGCCGCAGCCAGTCCATGGATGCCATGGGGCTGAGCAACAAGAAGCCCAACACCGTGTCCACCAGCCACAGCGGGAGCTTCGCGCCCAACAACCCCGACCTGGCCAAGGCGGCTGGAATA TCACTGATTGTCCCTGGGAAGAGCCCCACGAGGAAGAAGTCGGGCCCGTTCGGCTCCCGCCGCAGCAGCGCCATTGGCATCGAGAACATACAGGAGGTGCAGGAGAAGAG GGAGAGCCCTCCGGCTGGTCAGAAGACCCCAGACAGCGGGCACGTCTCACAGGAGCCCAAGTCGGAGAACTCATCCACTCAGAGCTCCCCAGAGATGCCCACGACCAAGAACAG AGCGGAGACCGCAGCGCAGAGAGCAGAGGCGCTCAAGGACTTCTCCCGCTCCTCGTCCAGTGCCAGCAGCTTCGCCAGCGTGGTGGAGGAGACGGAGGGTGTGGACGGAGAGGACACAGGCCTG gagAGCGTGTCATCCTCAGGAACACCCCACAAGCGGGACTCCTTCATCTATAGCACGTGGCTGGAGGACAGTGTCAGCACCACTAGTGGGGGCAGCTCCCCAG GGCTGTTAGCCGGGCCACCCCCTCTGAAGGTGAAACTGAGCAG ATGA
- the RAP1GAP gene encoding rap1 GTPase-activating protein 1 isoform 5 (isoform 5 is encoded by transcript variant 25), translating into MIEKMQGSRMDEQRCSFPPPLKTEEDYIPYPSVHEVLGREGPFPLILLPQFGGYWIEGTNHEITSIPETEPLQSPTTKVKLECNPTARIYRKHFLGKEHFNYYSLDAALGHLVFSLKYDVIGDQEHLRLLLRTKCRTYHDVIPISCLTEFPNVVQMAKLVCEDVNVDRFYPVLYPKASRLIVTFDEHVISNNFKFGVIYQKLGQTSEEELFSTNEESPAFVEFLEFLGQKVKLQDFKGFRGGLDVTHGQTGTESVYCNFRNKEIMFHVSTKLPYTEGDAQQLQRKRHIGNDIVAVVFQDENTPFVPDMIASNFLHAYVVVQAEGGGPDGPLYKVSVTARDDVPFFGPPLPDPAVFRKGPEFQEFLLTKLINAEYACYKAEKFAKLEERTRAALLETLYEELHIHSQSMMGLGGDEDKMENGSGGGGFFESFKRVIRSRSQSMDAMGLSNKKPNTVSTSHSGSFAPNNPDLAKAAGISLLIPGKSASRFGRRGSAIGIGTVEEVVVRGAAGSGGCLHALFSARSQDGGHIGDVAPLPPGQAPGRAGWSGGSSDGTQHLLWGLSLIVPGKSPTRKKSGPFGSRRSSAIGIENIQEVQEKRESPPAGQKTPDSGHVSQEPKSENSSTQSSPEMPTTKNRAETAAQRAEALKDFSRSSSSASSFASVVEETEGVDGEDTGLESVSSSGTPHKRDSFIYSTWLEDSVSTTSGGSSPDAGKLGDPACPEIKIQLEASEQHMPQLGC; encoded by the exons ATGATTGAGAAGATGCAG GGAAGCAGGATGGATGAACAACGCTGCTCCTTCCCGCCGCCCCTCAAA ACAGAGGAGGACTACATTCCATACCCGAGCGTGCACGAG GTCTTGGGGCGAGAAGGACCCTTCCCCCTCATCCTGCTGCCCCAGTTTGGGGGCTACTGGATTGAGGGCACCAACCACGAAATCACCAGCATCCCCGAGACAGAGCCACTGCAGTCGCCCACAACCAAGGTGAAGCTCGAGTGCAACCCCACAGCCCGCATCTACCGGAAGCACTTTCTCGGCAAG GAGCATTTCAATTACTACTCACTGGACGCTGCCCTCGGCCACCTTGTCTTCTCACTCAAGTACGATGTCATCGGGGACCAAGAGCACCTGCGGCTGCTGCTCAG GACCAAGTGCCGGACATACCATGATGTCATCCCCATCTCCTGCCTCACCGAGTTCCCTAATGTTGTCCAGATGGCAAAG TTGGTGTGTGAAGACGTCAATGTGGATCGGTTCTATCCTGTGCTCTACCCCAAG GCTTCCCGGCTCATCGTCACCTTTGACGAGCATGTCATCAGCAATAACTTCAAGTTTGGCGTCATTTATCAGAAGCTTGGGCAG ACCTCCGAGGAAGAACTCTTCAGCACCAATGAGGAAAGTCCCGCTTTCGTGGAGTTCCTTGAATTTCTTGGCCAGAAGGTCAAACTGCAGGACTTTAAGGG GTTCCGAGGAGGCCTGGACGTGACCCACGGGCAGACGGGGACCGAATCTGTGTACTGCAACTTCCGCAACAAGGAGATCATGTTTCACGTGTCCACCAAGCTGCCATACACGGAAGGGGACGCCCAGCAG TTGCAGCGGAAGCGGCACATCGGGAACGACATCGTGGCTGTGGTCTTCCAGGATGAGAACACTCCTTTCGTGCCCGACATGATCGCGTCCAACTTCCTGCATGCCTACGTCGTGGTGCAGGCTGAGGGCGGGGGCCCTGATGGCCCCCTCTACAAG GTCTCTGTCACTGCAAGAGATGATGTGCCCTTCTTTGGACCCCCCCTCCCGGACCCCGCTGTGTTCAGGAAG GGGCCTGAGTTCCAGGAATTTTTGCTGACAAAGCTGATCAATGCTGAATATGCCTGCTACAAGGCAGAGAAGTTTGCCAAACTGGAG GAGCGGACGCGGGCCGCCCTCCTGGAGACGCTCTATGAGGAACTACACATCCACAGCCAGTCCATGATGGGCTTGGGCGGCGACGAGGACAAGATGGAGAATGGCAGTGGGGGCGGCGGCTTCTTTGAGTCTTTCAAG CGGGTCATCCGGAGCCGCAGCCAGTCCATGGATGCCATGGGGCTGAGCAACAAGAAGCCCAACACCGTGTCCACCAGCCACAGCGGGAGCTTCGCGCCCAACAACCCCGACCTGGCCAAGGCGGCTGGAATA TCATTGCTTATTCCTGGGAAAAGTGCGAGTAGATTCGGACGCCGGGGCAGTGCCATAGGCATAGGAACCGTGGAAGAGGTTGTCGTCCGCGGGGCCGCCGGCTCTGGAGGCTGCCTGCACGCGCTGTTCTCTGCTCGCTCTCAGGACGGAGGCCATATTGGGGACGTTGCCCCTCTGCCCCCGGGACAGGCCCCAGGGCGTGCGGGATGGAGTGGCGGCAGCTCCGATGGCACTCAGCACCTGCTTTGGGGCCTG TCACTGATTGTCCCTGGGAAGAGCCCCACGAGGAAGAAGTCGGGCCCGTTCGGCTCCCGCCGCAGCAGCGCCATTGGCATCGAGAACATACAGGAGGTGCAGGAGAAGAG GGAGAGCCCTCCGGCTGGTCAGAAGACCCCAGACAGCGGGCACGTCTCACAGGAGCCCAAGTCGGAGAACTCATCCACTCAGAGCTCCCCAGAGATGCCCACGACCAAGAACAG AGCGGAGACCGCAGCGCAGAGAGCAGAGGCGCTCAAGGACTTCTCCCGCTCCTCGTCCAGTGCCAGCAGCTTCGCCAGCGTGGTGGAGGAGACGGAGGGTGTGGACGGAGAGGACACAGGCCTG gagAGCGTGTCATCCTCAGGAACACCCCACAAGCGGGACTCCTTCATCTATAGCACGTGGCTGGAGGACAGTGTCAGCACCACTAGTGGGGGCAGCTCCCCAG ACGCCGGCAAGTTGGGGGACCCTGCGTGTCCCGAGATCAAGATCCAGCTGGAAGCATCTGAGCAGCACATGCCCCAGCTG GGCTGTTAG
- the RAP1GAP gene encoding rap1 GTPase-activating protein 1 isoform 31 (isoform 31 is encoded by transcript variant 75) — protein sequence MIEKMQGSRMDEQRCSFPPPLKTEEDYIPYPSVHEVLGREGPFPLILLPQFGGYWIEGTNHEITSIPETEPLQSPTTKVKLECNPTARIYRKHFLGKEHFNYYSLDAALGHLVFSLKYDVIGDQEHLRLLLRTKCRTYHDVIPISCLTEFPNVVQMAKLVCEDVNVDRFYPVLYPKASRLIVTFDEHVISNNFKFGVIYQKLGQTSEEELFSTNEESPAFVEFLEFLGQKVKLQDFKGFRGGLDVTHGQTGTESVYCNFRNKEIMFHVSTKLPYTEGDAQQLQRKRHIGNDIVAVVFQDENTPFVPDMIASNFLHAYVVVQAEGGGPDGPLYKVSVTARDDVPFFGPPLPDPAVFRKGPEFQEFLLTKLINAEYACYKAEKFAKLERVIRSRSQSMDAMGLSNKKPNTVSTSHSGSFAPNNPDLAKAAGISLIVPGKSPTRKKSGPFGSRRSSAIGIENIQEVQEKRESPPAGQKTPDSGHVSQEPKSENSSTQSSPEMPTTKNRAETAAQRAEALKDFSRSSSSASSFASVVEETEGVDGEDTGLESVSSSGTPHKRDSFIYSTWLEDSVSTTSGGSSPGPSRSPHPDAGKLGDPACPEIKIQLEASEQHMPQLGC from the exons ATGATTGAGAAGATGCAG GGAAGCAGGATGGATGAACAACGCTGCTCCTTCCCGCCGCCCCTCAAA ACAGAGGAGGACTACATTCCATACCCGAGCGTGCACGAG GTCTTGGGGCGAGAAGGACCCTTCCCCCTCATCCTGCTGCCCCAGTTTGGGGGCTACTGGATTGAGGGCACCAACCACGAAATCACCAGCATCCCCGAGACAGAGCCACTGCAGTCGCCCACAACCAAGGTGAAGCTCGAGTGCAACCCCACAGCCCGCATCTACCGGAAGCACTTTCTCGGCAAG GAGCATTTCAATTACTACTCACTGGACGCTGCCCTCGGCCACCTTGTCTTCTCACTCAAGTACGATGTCATCGGGGACCAAGAGCACCTGCGGCTGCTGCTCAG GACCAAGTGCCGGACATACCATGATGTCATCCCCATCTCCTGCCTCACCGAGTTCCCTAATGTTGTCCAGATGGCAAAG TTGGTGTGTGAAGACGTCAATGTGGATCGGTTCTATCCTGTGCTCTACCCCAAG GCTTCCCGGCTCATCGTCACCTTTGACGAGCATGTCATCAGCAATAACTTCAAGTTTGGCGTCATTTATCAGAAGCTTGGGCAG ACCTCCGAGGAAGAACTCTTCAGCACCAATGAGGAAAGTCCCGCTTTCGTGGAGTTCCTTGAATTTCTTGGCCAGAAGGTCAAACTGCAGGACTTTAAGGG GTTCCGAGGAGGCCTGGACGTGACCCACGGGCAGACGGGGACCGAATCTGTGTACTGCAACTTCCGCAACAAGGAGATCATGTTTCACGTGTCCACCAAGCTGCCATACACGGAAGGGGACGCCCAGCAG TTGCAGCGGAAGCGGCACATCGGGAACGACATCGTGGCTGTGGTCTTCCAGGATGAGAACACTCCTTTCGTGCCCGACATGATCGCGTCCAACTTCCTGCATGCCTACGTCGTGGTGCAGGCTGAGGGCGGGGGCCCTGATGGCCCCCTCTACAAG GTCTCTGTCACTGCAAGAGATGATGTGCCCTTCTTTGGACCCCCCCTCCCGGACCCCGCTGTGTTCAGGAAG GGGCCTGAGTTCCAGGAATTTTTGCTGACAAAGCTGATCAATGCTGAATATGCCTGCTACAAGGCAGAGAAGTTTGCCAAACTGGAG CGGGTCATCCGGAGCCGCAGCCAGTCCATGGATGCCATGGGGCTGAGCAACAAGAAGCCCAACACCGTGTCCACCAGCCACAGCGGGAGCTTCGCGCCCAACAACCCCGACCTGGCCAAGGCGGCTGGAATA TCACTGATTGTCCCTGGGAAGAGCCCCACGAGGAAGAAGTCGGGCCCGTTCGGCTCCCGCCGCAGCAGCGCCATTGGCATCGAGAACATACAGGAGGTGCAGGAGAAGAG GGAGAGCCCTCCGGCTGGTCAGAAGACCCCAGACAGCGGGCACGTCTCACAGGAGCCCAAGTCGGAGAACTCATCCACTCAGAGCTCCCCAGAGATGCCCACGACCAAGAACAG AGCGGAGACCGCAGCGCAGAGAGCAGAGGCGCTCAAGGACTTCTCCCGCTCCTCGTCCAGTGCCAGCAGCTTCGCCAGCGTGGTGGAGGAGACGGAGGGTGTGGACGGAGAGGACACAGGCCTG gagAGCGTGTCATCCTCAGGAACACCCCACAAGCGGGACTCCTTCATCTATAGCACGTGGCTGGAGGACAGTGTCAGCACCACTAGTGGGGGCAGCTCCCCAG gcccctctCGATCACCCCACCCAGACGCCGGCAAGTTGGGGGACCCTGCGTGTCCCGAGATCAAGATCCAGCTGGAAGCATCTGAGCAGCACATGCCCCAGCTG GGCTGTTAG
- the RAP1GAP gene encoding rap1 GTPase-activating protein 1 isoform 3 (isoform 3 is encoded by transcript variant 3): MIEKMQGSRMDEQRCSFPPPLKTEEDYIPYPSVHEVLGREGPFPLILLPQFGGYWIEGTNHEITSIPETEPLQSPTTKVKLECNPTARIYRKHFLGKEHFNYYSLDAALGHLVFSLKYDVIGDQEHLRLLLRTKCRTYHDVIPISCLTEFPNVVQMAKLVCEDVNVDRFYPVLYPKASRLIVTFDEHVISNNFKFGVIYQKLGQTSEEELFSTNEESPAFVEFLEFLGQKVKLQDFKGFRGGLDVTHGQTGTESVYCNFRNKEIMFHVSTKLPYTEGDAQQLQRKRHIGNDIVAVVFQDENTPFVPDMIASNFLHAYVVVQAEGGGPDGPLYKVSVTARDDVPFFGPPLPDPAVFRKGPEFQEFLLTKLINAEYACYKAEKFAKLEERTRAALLETLYEELHIHSQSMMGLGGDEDKMENGSGGGGFFESFKRVIRSRSQSMDAMGLSNKKPNTVSTSHSGSFAPNNPDLAKAAGISLIVPGKSPTRKKSGPFGSRRSSAIGIENIQEVQEKRESPPAGQKTPDSGHVSQEPKSENSSTQSSPEMPTTKNRAETAAQRAEALKDFSRSSSSASSFASVVEETEGVDGEDTGLESVSSSGTPHKRDSFIYSTWLEDSVSTTSGGSSPGPSRSPHPDAGKLGDPACPEIKIQLEASEQHMPQLGC; encoded by the exons ATGATTGAGAAGATGCAG GGAAGCAGGATGGATGAACAACGCTGCTCCTTCCCGCCGCCCCTCAAA ACAGAGGAGGACTACATTCCATACCCGAGCGTGCACGAG GTCTTGGGGCGAGAAGGACCCTTCCCCCTCATCCTGCTGCCCCAGTTTGGGGGCTACTGGATTGAGGGCACCAACCACGAAATCACCAGCATCCCCGAGACAGAGCCACTGCAGTCGCCCACAACCAAGGTGAAGCTCGAGTGCAACCCCACAGCCCGCATCTACCGGAAGCACTTTCTCGGCAAG GAGCATTTCAATTACTACTCACTGGACGCTGCCCTCGGCCACCTTGTCTTCTCACTCAAGTACGATGTCATCGGGGACCAAGAGCACCTGCGGCTGCTGCTCAG GACCAAGTGCCGGACATACCATGATGTCATCCCCATCTCCTGCCTCACCGAGTTCCCTAATGTTGTCCAGATGGCAAAG TTGGTGTGTGAAGACGTCAATGTGGATCGGTTCTATCCTGTGCTCTACCCCAAG GCTTCCCGGCTCATCGTCACCTTTGACGAGCATGTCATCAGCAATAACTTCAAGTTTGGCGTCATTTATCAGAAGCTTGGGCAG ACCTCCGAGGAAGAACTCTTCAGCACCAATGAGGAAAGTCCCGCTTTCGTGGAGTTCCTTGAATTTCTTGGCCAGAAGGTCAAACTGCAGGACTTTAAGGG GTTCCGAGGAGGCCTGGACGTGACCCACGGGCAGACGGGGACCGAATCTGTGTACTGCAACTTCCGCAACAAGGAGATCATGTTTCACGTGTCCACCAAGCTGCCATACACGGAAGGGGACGCCCAGCAG TTGCAGCGGAAGCGGCACATCGGGAACGACATCGTGGCTGTGGTCTTCCAGGATGAGAACACTCCTTTCGTGCCCGACATGATCGCGTCCAACTTCCTGCATGCCTACGTCGTGGTGCAGGCTGAGGGCGGGGGCCCTGATGGCCCCCTCTACAAG GTCTCTGTCACTGCAAGAGATGATGTGCCCTTCTTTGGACCCCCCCTCCCGGACCCCGCTGTGTTCAGGAAG GGGCCTGAGTTCCAGGAATTTTTGCTGACAAAGCTGATCAATGCTGAATATGCCTGCTACAAGGCAGAGAAGTTTGCCAAACTGGAG GAGCGGACGCGGGCCGCCCTCCTGGAGACGCTCTATGAGGAACTACACATCCACAGCCAGTCCATGATGGGCTTGGGCGGCGACGAGGACAAGATGGAGAATGGCAGTGGGGGCGGCGGCTTCTTTGAGTCTTTCAAG CGGGTCATCCGGAGCCGCAGCCAGTCCATGGATGCCATGGGGCTGAGCAACAAGAAGCCCAACACCGTGTCCACCAGCCACAGCGGGAGCTTCGCGCCCAACAACCCCGACCTGGCCAAGGCGGCTGGAATA TCACTGATTGTCCCTGGGAAGAGCCCCACGAGGAAGAAGTCGGGCCCGTTCGGCTCCCGCCGCAGCAGCGCCATTGGCATCGAGAACATACAGGAGGTGCAGGAGAAGAG GGAGAGCCCTCCGGCTGGTCAGAAGACCCCAGACAGCGGGCACGTCTCACAGGAGCCCAAGTCGGAGAACTCATCCACTCAGAGCTCCCCAGAGATGCCCACGACCAAGAACAG AGCGGAGACCGCAGCGCAGAGAGCAGAGGCGCTCAAGGACTTCTCCCGCTCCTCGTCCAGTGCCAGCAGCTTCGCCAGCGTGGTGGAGGAGACGGAGGGTGTGGACGGAGAGGACACAGGCCTG gagAGCGTGTCATCCTCAGGAACACCCCACAAGCGGGACTCCTTCATCTATAGCACGTGGCTGGAGGACAGTGTCAGCACCACTAGTGGGGGCAGCTCCCCAG gcccctctCGATCACCCCACCCAGACGCCGGCAAGTTGGGGGACCCTGCGTGTCCCGAGATCAAGATCCAGCTGGAAGCATCTGAGCAGCACATGCCCCAGCTG GGCTGTTAG
- the RAP1GAP gene encoding rap1 GTPase-activating protein 1 isoform 8 (isoform 8 is encoded by transcript variant 70) translates to MIEKMQGSRMDEQRCSFPPPLKTEEDYIPYPSVHEVLGREGPFPLILLPQFGGYWIEGTNHEITSIPETEPLQSPTTKVKLECNPTARIYRKHFLGKEHFNYYSLDAALGHLVFSLKYDVIGDQEHLRLLLRTKCRTYHDVIPISCLTEFPNVVQMAKLVCEDVNVDRFYPVLYPKASRLIVTFDEHVISNNFKFGVIYQKLGQTSEEELFSTNEESPAFVEFLEFLGQKVKLQDFKGFRGGLDVTHGQTGTESVYCNFRNKEIMFHVSTKLPYTEGDAQQLQRKRHIGNDIVAVVFQDENTPFVPDMIASNFLHAYVVVQAEGGGPDGPLYKVSVTARDDVPFFGPPLPDPAVFRKGPEFQEFLLTKLINAEYACYKAEKFAKLEERTRAALLETLYEELHIHSQSMMGLGGDEDKMENGSGGGGFFESFKRVIRSRSQSMDAMGLSNKKPNTVSTSHSGSFAPNNPDLAKAAGISLIVPGKSPTRKKSGPFGSRRSSAIGIENIQEVQEKRAETAAQRAEALKDFSRSSSSASSFASVVEETEGVDGEDTGLESVSSSGTPHKRDSFIYSTWLEDSVSTTSGGSSPGPSRSPHPDAGKLGDPACPEIKIQLEASEQHMPQLGC, encoded by the exons ATGATTGAGAAGATGCAG GGAAGCAGGATGGATGAACAACGCTGCTCCTTCCCGCCGCCCCTCAAA ACAGAGGAGGACTACATTCCATACCCGAGCGTGCACGAG GTCTTGGGGCGAGAAGGACCCTTCCCCCTCATCCTGCTGCCCCAGTTTGGGGGCTACTGGATTGAGGGCACCAACCACGAAATCACCAGCATCCCCGAGACAGAGCCACTGCAGTCGCCCACAACCAAGGTGAAGCTCGAGTGCAACCCCACAGCCCGCATCTACCGGAAGCACTTTCTCGGCAAG GAGCATTTCAATTACTACTCACTGGACGCTGCCCTCGGCCACCTTGTCTTCTCACTCAAGTACGATGTCATCGGGGACCAAGAGCACCTGCGGCTGCTGCTCAG GACCAAGTGCCGGACATACCATGATGTCATCCCCATCTCCTGCCTCACCGAGTTCCCTAATGTTGTCCAGATGGCAAAG TTGGTGTGTGAAGACGTCAATGTGGATCGGTTCTATCCTGTGCTCTACCCCAAG GCTTCCCGGCTCATCGTCACCTTTGACGAGCATGTCATCAGCAATAACTTCAAGTTTGGCGTCATTTATCAGAAGCTTGGGCAG ACCTCCGAGGAAGAACTCTTCAGCACCAATGAGGAAAGTCCCGCTTTCGTGGAGTTCCTTGAATTTCTTGGCCAGAAGGTCAAACTGCAGGACTTTAAGGG GTTCCGAGGAGGCCTGGACGTGACCCACGGGCAGACGGGGACCGAATCTGTGTACTGCAACTTCCGCAACAAGGAGATCATGTTTCACGTGTCCACCAAGCTGCCATACACGGAAGGGGACGCCCAGCAG TTGCAGCGGAAGCGGCACATCGGGAACGACATCGTGGCTGTGGTCTTCCAGGATGAGAACACTCCTTTCGTGCCCGACATGATCGCGTCCAACTTCCTGCATGCCTACGTCGTGGTGCAGGCTGAGGGCGGGGGCCCTGATGGCCCCCTCTACAAG GTCTCTGTCACTGCAAGAGATGATGTGCCCTTCTTTGGACCCCCCCTCCCGGACCCCGCTGTGTTCAGGAAG GGGCCTGAGTTCCAGGAATTTTTGCTGACAAAGCTGATCAATGCTGAATATGCCTGCTACAAGGCAGAGAAGTTTGCCAAACTGGAG GAGCGGACGCGGGCCGCCCTCCTGGAGACGCTCTATGAGGAACTACACATCCACAGCCAGTCCATGATGGGCTTGGGCGGCGACGAGGACAAGATGGAGAATGGCAGTGGGGGCGGCGGCTTCTTTGAGTCTTTCAAG CGGGTCATCCGGAGCCGCAGCCAGTCCATGGATGCCATGGGGCTGAGCAACAAGAAGCCCAACACCGTGTCCACCAGCCACAGCGGGAGCTTCGCGCCCAACAACCCCGACCTGGCCAAGGCGGCTGGAATA TCACTGATTGTCCCTGGGAAGAGCCCCACGAGGAAGAAGTCGGGCCCGTTCGGCTCCCGCCGCAGCAGCGCCATTGGCATCGAGAACATACAGGAGGTGCAGGAGAAGAG AGCGGAGACCGCAGCGCAGAGAGCAGAGGCGCTCAAGGACTTCTCCCGCTCCTCGTCCAGTGCCAGCAGCTTCGCCAGCGTGGTGGAGGAGACGGAGGGTGTGGACGGAGAGGACACAGGCCTG gagAGCGTGTCATCCTCAGGAACACCCCACAAGCGGGACTCCTTCATCTATAGCACGTGGCTGGAGGACAGTGTCAGCACCACTAGTGGGGGCAGCTCCCCAG gcccctctCGATCACCCCACCCAGACGCCGGCAAGTTGGGGGACCCTGCGTGTCCCGAGATCAAGATCCAGCTGGAAGCATCTGAGCAGCACATGCCCCAGCTG GGCTGTTAG